From Paenibacillus sp. FSL H8-0537:
ATTTTGTCTTTGATTTTGTGGGCAAAAGGCTCCTTTGGCGAGCTTGATGCGGTGCTGCGAAAGTCAGTCATAGCGGCAGCAGAGGAACGGCAGCAGGCGAAACGGGCAGGCAAGCCGCTTTATCAGGGCAAGCAGTGGATTATTTTTTCCTTATTCCTTGTGTTTTTCTTTCTCTATGTGGGGACGGAGATGAGCCTTGCAAACTTTATGCCAGCCATTCTTATTGAGAAGCTGGGCATGAAGGAGGCAGGAGCAACGCTGAGTGTAACCTGCTTCTGGGTTGCAATGGCATTCGGTCGATTGTTCGCTGGCGTCATAGCCGAGAAAATCAAATACCGGGTGTACATTATGGCAAGCTGTGGTGCGACGGTGCTGTTGTTCATCTTGTTTCCGTTCATGAACCAGGTATGGTCCGCCTTCGCGGTCATTTTGCTGCTGGGACTTGCCATGTCCGGGGTGTTCTCTATTGCGCTCGTCTTTTCGAGCAAGCTGCTGCCAGGCGCTGAGGAATCTACCCCAAGCTTTATGATTGCAGCGGGCGGCGTCGGTGGTGCCGTGCTTCCGCTTACGATGGGCTGGGGGCTGGATCATTTGCAGGTGAACCAGTCGGTATGGCTGCTGGCGGCTTTTTCCGCCGGGTTGATTGTTTTAAGTGTCGTAGCCTTTCAGCTGGACCGCAGGCAATTGAGCATGCGAGCTGGGGGAGGCTCTATAGGACGGCCTAAGCACGAAACATAAAAGGCTGACAAAACTGTAAATTGCCAAACGGCGGTTTACAGTTTTTTATTGCCTCCGTAAGCTTTAGGCCTGATTTTTGGCTGAGGGGTGAAGGAAGGAGGTACGTTATATTTTGCCGAATGTTATAGCAGGAGCTCATGCCAGATATTGGCGTGCGGGGGAAGGAAGCAGCAAAGCAAATATCTATAGGCTGGGATGTGATTATGGACACTAGTGACCGATATAAGAAGTAAGGGTTTAATTTTATTTTTGAAAAAAAGAGGTGAGGGCGTGTCTATTGCTCCTGTCAATCCAGTCTTTGAAGTAAAGCTGTCGCCTCTTGGAGATACGGCGATTATTGTAGAGCTCGGCAGCGCGATTGACCGTAAGACGCATGAGCGCGTGCAAGCACTCCGTACTTATTTGCAGCGCGAGCCATTTCCTGGCTTCATTGAGCTTGTTCCGGCTTATGCAACGCTGACGATTTTTTATGATCCAATGAAGCTGCTGGCTCCGCTAGCCGAAAACAACTGGAATTTGCAAGCTGAAGCGGCTGCATCTCCTTATGAATGGGTATGCCAGCTGCTCACGGACATGGTCAGCAAGCTGGAAGACGAGCAGGCTGCTGCTCCGCGAATCGTAACCCTGCCCGTCTGCTACGGCGGAGAGCTGGGACCGGATCTTGCAGCGGTTGCGGAACATAGCGGACTTTCAGAAAAAGAGGTCATCGCCTTGCATGCGGCGCAGCCTTATCTCGTACATATGGTTGGTTTTGCACCTGGTTTTCCTTATTTGGGTGGCTTGCCTGGGCGAATCGCGACACCTCGGCGGAGCATGCCCCGCTTGCGTATTGAGCCAGGCAGCGTAGGTATCGGCGGCAATCAGACGGGTGTCTATCCTATCGTCTCCCCTGGCGGATGGCAAATTATCGGGCGTACGCCGCTCGCGCTGTTCCGTCCGTCACATGAGCAGCCGAGCTTATTGCAGGCGGGAGATCAGATTTATTTTGAGCCAATTAGCTATGAGGCATTTATGGCATGGGAGGAGCAGGCATAATGGGCATTCGAATCAAACATGCAGGTCTCCTCACGACCGTGCAGGATCGGGGACGTCCCGGATATAGGCAGCAGGGCATTATTGCAGGCGGGGCGATGGATGATTTTGCGCTTCGCACCGCTAATTTGCTCGTTGGAAATGAGGCGGGAGCAGCGGTGCTGGAAGCTACGCTCATCGGCCCGAAGCTGATTTTTGAGCAGGATGCATTAATCGCTATATGCGGGGGCAATCTGTCGCCTGCCGTGCAAGGAGCAGCCGTACCGCTGTGGCGGCCGGTGTACATAAAAGCAGGGAATGAGCTGTCGTTCGGAGCTTGCCAGGCGGGCGCCCGCGCTTATATAGCAGCGGCTGGAGGCATTGATGTCCCGCTAGTTATGGGGAGCAGGAGCACGTACACGCGTGCGGCGATAGGCGGCTTTGCAGGTCGTGCGTTGAAAGCGGGCGATGTGCTGGCGATTGGAGAAGGTGCGTCGGAAACGCTGTTTTATTGGGAGCAGGAAGCTGAAGACAGGCAGGACGCCGCGCCTTTTTTTGCAACCAGCTGGTCGATTGGCTCAGAGGGACGTCCCTTTTATCGGAAAAATCCGGTCATTCGCTTCGTGCCGGGACGGCATTTTGATGCGTTTACCGAAGGGAGCAGGAAGCATTTTTTGCAGAGTGATTTCCGAATTTCGACGCAATCGGATCGGATGGGCTATCGGCTGGAAGGGCCGCGTCTTGGAACAGCAGCAGCGCTGGAGCCTATTTCTGAGGCGGTATCCATGGGGACCATTCAGGTTCCTGCTGGCGGCAGCCCGATTATTTTGATGGCGGACCACCAGACGATTGGCGGCTATCCGAAAATCGCCCAAGTTGCCACGGTAGATTTGCCGCTGCTTGCGCAAGCAAAACCGGGAGAGACAATTAGATTCCAGCAAATTACACGGCAAAAATCGGAAGAGCTTTACATCAAGCACGAGCTTCAAATGCAGCGTCTCTCCATGTTTATTGAAATACGCTATAGAGAGGAGAGGTAGACGAATGGCGCTGACCATCGATTTGAA
This genomic window contains:
- a CDS encoding MFS transporter, which translates into the protein MMKRLIWLGCLSYFIIGLAHVVLGSVLPVVLEHYGKAYSEGGTLIFTQFGGFLVGVLLSPWLNRHLGKRGGLLLAFAMLFSAELAFMLLPPWNWLYAIAIVAGFGFGMIEAVIGTIIIAAVKNQTAVAMSRLEVFFGVGAMVMPLIASGLIWANYWQLSFVFVSLFSILSLILWAKGSFGELDAVLRKSVIAAAEERQQAKRAGKPLYQGKQWIIFSLFLVFFFLYVGTEMSLANFMPAILIEKLGMKEAGATLSVTCFWVAMAFGRLFAGVIAEKIKYRVYIMASCGATVLLFILFPFMNQVWSAFAVILLLGLAMSGVFSIALVFSSKLLPGAEESTPSFMIAAGGVGGAVLPLTMGWGLDHLQVNQSVWLLAAFSAGLIVLSVVAFQLDRRQLSMRAGGGSIGRPKHET
- a CDS encoding biotin-dependent carboxyltransferase family protein, which translates into the protein MGIRIKHAGLLTTVQDRGRPGYRQQGIIAGGAMDDFALRTANLLVGNEAGAAVLEATLIGPKLIFEQDALIAICGGNLSPAVQGAAVPLWRPVYIKAGNELSFGACQAGARAYIAAAGGIDVPLVMGSRSTYTRAAIGGFAGRALKAGDVLAIGEGASETLFYWEQEAEDRQDAAPFFATSWSIGSEGRPFYRKNPVIRFVPGRHFDAFTEGSRKHFLQSDFRISTQSDRMGYRLEGPRLGTAAALEPISEAVSMGTIQVPAGGSPIILMADHQTIGGYPKIAQVATVDLPLLAQAKPGETIRFQQITRQKSEELYIKHELQMQRLSMFIEIRYREER
- the pxpB gene encoding 5-oxoprolinase subunit PxpB: MSIAPVNPVFEVKLSPLGDTAIIVELGSAIDRKTHERVQALRTYLQREPFPGFIELVPAYATLTIFYDPMKLLAPLAENNWNLQAEAAASPYEWVCQLLTDMVSKLEDEQAAAPRIVTLPVCYGGELGPDLAAVAEHSGLSEKEVIALHAAQPYLVHMVGFAPGFPYLGGLPGRIATPRRSMPRLRIEPGSVGIGGNQTGVYPIVSPGGWQIIGRTPLALFRPSHEQPSLLQAGDQIYFEPISYEAFMAWEEQA